A stretch of DNA from Rattus rattus isolate New Zealand chromosome 1, Rrattus_CSIRO_v1, whole genome shotgun sequence:
TCCTTGTTGAGTAAACATGTGCCTCTTACAGAATGAAATGGCAGCCATAGATCTCATTTAAttgatgttaaattttattttagaatactCAAATTTTAATGTGTCTATAAATCTGTTTCATACTTGTGGAGGAATATCTGTATTAAGAACATGCTGTACAAGAGAAAGGCAGGGCAAGGAAAAAATGAGCCACAATatacattattaatatttcaGCAGACAGGAAAAATTGGGACCTCATAGAGGAAATTAGAAACAAGTGAAACTGGGTCTTCTCATTTGGTTAAGGATAAGTCTGCTGATATGGGACATTCTAACCTCACAGGGTCGACCTTTTgggtgaaagagagaaaaaaccaATGAATAGACAGTGGAAACGGATCTGTGATACTTGGATCAGCTCTTGAGCAGTCACTGGCAGTAAGTGTGGTGTGTTTCCAGGAGGAACAGGCTCGGACATCAGTGTCCTGTCCCCTAGCCCAGAGGTGTGAAATCTAGGCAGGATGCAGAGGTAATGGCTTGCTGGAGGCTCGCTCCAGCTTGCTGTGAATTCCACTGCACTGCCCACTCTGCACAGAGGCTGGCAAGTGTCAACAAAGGCTCATGGCTTCAGCTTCTTCTGCACAAGATGCAAAGCACTTTTGCAGCAGGGGATGTGGAGGCTCCTTGCAAAGCTCTCTTGGCGTAATAGACAATTAGTGCTAACTTATGTATCAGTCAGTCAGTAACAGCATGGGACCAAATCTTAAAGCTCTAAAATTAATGGCAAAGAAAGTGCATAGGGCTGTGACTAAGGAGACACCGTTCCTACCTATCCACTGCCCGATGTCCACTAAGCCCTCCTGGGTAGAGGCAGCAGAAAAATTTCAGGAGCTCAGACCCCATTGGTGATATTGGCCCTCTTCCTTGGGGGCCATGTGCAAGCATTGCTCACCGACTGAGGAATGACACAGCTCGCAAGAGTAAAGAGTGATGGTCCTTCGTGGTCTCCACCCTGATCTCCTTTCTAATTCCCCTTCCTTCTGATGCAAGAACAGCCTCCTGTGGGCCatcttcattaaaaaatattttactttgtgtgtgtgtgtgtgtgtgtgtgtgtgtgtgtgtgtgttagagagagagagagagagagagagagagagggagagagagggagagagagagggagagagagaggaagagagagagagatgagagatgggaGTGTGGTATATATGCTCCACGTTGCTATGTAGAGGTCATAGGACATGTCCGTGGAGTTCACTCTGCCcttctgtgtttatttatgtgtgctcCAGCTATCAAAATTCAGGTATCcaggtgtcctagttagggttcctattgtGGTGGcaaaacaccatgtccaaaagagaaaaaggctTATTGCAGCTTACATGTTCAAATGacagttcatcatgaaggggggtggggcaggaactgaagcagaggccatggaggagtgctgcttactggctttcttctatgggttctcagcctgctttcttcttatACCACTCAGGATTACTGTCCACAGCAGCCCCGCCCCCTTTCATGGATTAGGTGTATTCATATCAATcattaaataacaaaaatgccCTACAGGATGGCCCATAGCCAATCAGatagggacattttctcaactgatggTCCCTCTCCTCAAaagactctagcctgtgtcaagctgacaaaaacaaaacaaaacaaaaacaaaaatacaacaataacaacaacactgTGTTTACCAAGCCTTTACCTGATGAACCCATCCAGCTTGGGGGCTTTACACCTTAGGGATACTGACTTCTGTGAAGCTAATCTACGTGACAGTGGCCCTTGTGGGGTGAGTCTGCAGTGCTCCTGCAGAGGCTCATGAGTTGAATTTTAGTCTCCAGATGGCCACACTATTTTGAGAGGCTATGGACACTTAGTGGGTAGGGCTGAGCTTAGGGGAGTAGATCACTGGGGGGAAGAGTTCTTGGGGGCATATTATCTCTCCTCACTCCCTGTCGCCATCTCTAATTTGTTGCTCTCCTCTGCAAATGCCTTCCTGGTTCCCTGATGTTCTGCTCAAAATCCTGAGCCCAAACAAGTCTGAAGTCGCCCAGCCCTGCACTAAAATCCCCTGCCAGGTTGATTCTGAGGgcccctcttcccaaatgactccagcctgtgtcaagctgacaaaaacaaagcaaaaacaaaaacaaacccttagGAATTTCGTTgcatcagtttaaaaaaaaaaatcaataggtaCTGCCTGTCTTTAACGTAAGAGTTTTCTCCACATGTTTTTGCCGCTAGAATCCATTCGGAGTGGAAGCTCTTTATGTCCTGCATTGGAAATTTACACGTCTTTCCTCCGTCTTAATTCTGCCTTTTGCTAACTGCACTCAGCCTGAGCACAGAATCAGATCTTCACTTCTGATTCTCTATTCCTGTCCGACAGCGGCCACCCGCGTTCATCTTACCACACCCAGCGTAACACACTGGTTCTCACGGTGTTAAGCTGTGCCATTGATCCTAACCCATAATACTTCCATGAGAATGAACATATTTGAGAGTGGTTAAAGGCTGTGCAGTGTCCCCCATTAAATCTCATGTGTTTGTAGGTGTTCTTGTGTCATTCAGGAGTTACACTTACAAGCTACAATCTCACTGGCTttgagatggaggagggagggaccaCGATTCAGAGAGCGCAGGCCCCACTCACCAAGGAGTTGGCTGGCATAGGAAAGTAACCTAGTTCTCCCCCTGATTCTCCAGTAGGATCACAGCTCCAAGCACCCATGTTAGACTACTGACCTCCAGGAAGAATTCTAAGAATGGACGGGTGTTTCTTTGACTCAGTGAGTCTGTGACAATTTGTTAACATGTTAAAGGACACTAATTACCATACTAATTGCCGTAGGAGCAGCAAAGGGTAGGGCAAGACCTAATCTGAAGAACTGAGTCACAGTCCTAAGGTGGGGTGTGGGCATTGCTGCCACATTTAATCGGCTAAATcatgaggccagcctagacccAAAGATGCACAAGCACACATCCCCTCCAGTTGTTACTGTTTCCGTTTGcttctttggttggttttatttggagacgggatttctctatgtagccgtggctgtcttggaacttgctctataagccaggttgacctcaaactcagagacttgcctgtctctgcctatcAAGGGCTGGGATTTAAGTTGTGTGGCACCACCTCCTGGCATCATCTCACATCTTGATGTGTTATTTTTCTCCCATTTAGTGATGGGACTCCTACTgggaaggaatatatatatatatatatatatatatatgtatatatatatatttaatacacacacatatatattaatgtttatacatatatgtatatttacagcTTGCCTACCATCTGATTTCTAAGTAATTTTTGaacttggtttctttttatttctagggACACAGGGAGCATGAGGCTCTGGACCTTGGGCACCAGTGTATTCCTAAGGCTTTGGGGGACTTATGTGTTTCCAGGAAGCACTGGCTGGACGGACTTCATCCAACATTTGGGAGTTTGCTGCTTTGTGGCTTTCCTTTCGGTGAGCCTCCTCTCTGCAGCCCTCTACTGGGTCTTGCCATCCGCTGCCTTGCTCTCTGCTGTCTGGATGGCCACTTGTGTCTTTCTGTGCTGTTCCAAGCGTGCACGGTGCTTCATTCTTCTGGCCATCCTCTCGTGTGGCCTCCGTGAAGGGAGGAACGCTTTGCTTGCGGCTGGTACTGGGGTAGTGATCTTTGGAcatgtggaaaatattttctctaacttCAGAGGTCTCTTAGACAGCATGACTTGCAACCTAAGGGCAAAGAACTTTTCGACACACTTTCCACTTTTAAAACGCTATATCGAAGCCATTGAGTGGATTTACGGCCTCGCCACTCCACTGAATGTACTTGATGACCTTGTTTCGTGGAACCAGACTCTGGCGGTCTCTCTTTTTAGTCCCAGCCATGCCCTGCAGGCTCACATGAATGACACCAGAGGAGAAGTCCTGAGTGTCCTGCATCGCATGGTGCTCACGACAGagcttctgacttctgtgggccaGAAACTGCTTGCCCTCGCCGGGCTTCTGCTCATTCTAGTCAGCACTGGCCTCTTCCTGAAGCGATTCCTGGGTCCTTGTGGCTGGAAGTACGAGAATGTCTACATCACCAGACAATTTGTTCGGTTTGATGAAGAGGAGAGGTGCCAACAGCGGCCCTGTGTCCTCCCGCTGAataagaaggagaggaagaaatacGTCATCGTCCCATCTTTGAAGCTGACTCCCAAAGAGAGGAGAAACCTTGGGCTTTTTTTCCTCCCCGTCCTGACCTATCTCTACATGTGGATGCTGTTCGCAACTGTGGATTATCTGCTGTATCGGCTCATTTCCTCCGTGAACAAACAGTTCCAAAGCTTGCCAGGGCTGCAAGTCCACTTGAGACTACACGGAGAGGTAGGGGCTCACCAGCGATCCACGAGGTGTAGTGGGGCTATTTATGGGTGCACCTTGCAAAAACGCTGGAGCATCCAAAGCCAGACAGTGTTTTCAGATTCCTGCTGCCTGGCACACAGATGGAGCCCAATTGGATGTCCCAGAGATAGAATATAACTCTATGTTATTTTACTATGGCTATTATAACTAATGGTCATAAGCTGGGTGTCTTAAAACAGCATGAATTTATTCTCTTTTAGTTCAAAAGCAAGAAGTCAAGATCACTATCGCTGGGCTGAAGTC
This window harbors:
- the Dcstamp gene encoding dendritic cell-specific transmembrane protein; its protein translation is MRLWTLGTSVFLRLWGTYVFPGSTGWTDFIQHLGVCCFVAFLSVSLLSAALYWVLPSAALLSAVWMATCVFLCCSKRARCFILLAILSCGLREGRNALLAAGTGVVIFGHVENIFSNFRGLLDSMTCNLRAKNFSTHFPLLKRYIEAIEWIYGLATPLNVLDDLVSWNQTLAVSLFSPSHALQAHMNDTRGEVLSVLHRMVLTTELLTSVGQKLLALAGLLLILVSTGLFLKRFLGPCGWKYENVYITRQFVRFDEEERCQQRPCVLPLNKKERKKYVIVPSLKLTPKERRNLGLFFLPVLTYLYMWMLFATVDYLLYRLISSVNKQFQSLPGLQVHLRLHGELKILVSVSFYPEVERERIEYLHAKLLEKRSKQPLGEADRKLSLYFKKIHFWLPVLKMTRKKHMIPANEDDP